The genomic interval TGATCGTGTCCGTGATCGTGATCGTGCGCTTCTGCTGACATATATGTGTACTTTAAATTTTCTAAATAATATTATTTCATTGCAACTTTAGCTACTGCAGCTTTTACTGTATCAACAACCGCCTTAACAGTATCGATTACTTTTGCAGCACTATCTGTAGCTGGTGCAGTTCCTTCAGCTGGTTTTTCAGCAGCAGCCGCCGCTTTAATATCTTGAGCTAAAGTAGTTTTCTCACTTAACCATTTTTTATAATCTTCAGGAGTATCAACCACAACTTTCATTTGCATATTGTAGTGAGAAGCTCCACAAATTTTATTACATAATAATAAGTAATCAAATGTGTAAGGATCTAAAGCTGTACCGCCTTTTGCAACTAACTCAACACTTTTTTCAGCTCTAAGTTTATTGATATGCGCAACTTTTTCAACCATAAATGGTAGTTCTCTATACTCTGCTGTAGTGTAAGTTGGAACAAAAGCAAATTCAGTAACCATACCAGGAACACAGTTCATTTGTGCTCTAAAGTGAGGAAAGTATGCTGAGTGTAAAACGTCTTGAGAACGCATTTTAAAGTGAACTTTTTTTCCTTTAGGAATATGTAATTCAGAAACTACAATATCATCTTGAGAGTTTTTATCAGACATATCAACTCCTAAAGTGTTTACACCCTCAATTAATCTTACGTTTGCTTTACCTAAAGTATTATCTGCACCTGCATATCTTGCAGTCCATTTGAACTGCTGAGCATATAGTTCAATTTCAATAACATCTTCATCTTTATCAACAAACATAATGTTATTCCAAGCATATAATCCATAAAGAATTAAACAAGCTAAAACTACAGAAGGAATAATACTCCAAATTGCTTCTAATTTATTACTATCTGCGAAGAATAATGCTTTTCTATCTTTATGCCCTCTGTTTTTAAAAGAAAACCAATATAGTAAACCTTGCGTAATAACTTGAACAGTAAAAATTAAAACCCAAGTAATATTCATTAAACTATCTACTAAAAGTCCATGCTCTGATGCAGGAGTATGAAGCGCTAAATTACCCCATTTTAGTAAACCATAAATAGTAAAGATATAGATGAAAGCCAAAAAGCCAAACATAATATATCCCTGAACGTTATTGTCATTATCTGATGCAACCTGAGAATCGTCCGAAGATGTTCCTACTTGCGTAAGATCAAAAATCTTGGTCAATTGCCATAATGCAACTGCTAATAAAACTAAAACTATAATTACCAACAAACTTGTCATCTGTTTACTTCTTTAAATATTAATAATGAAAATGTTTACTTTCTTCAATGAAAGGATTTCTTTTTGCAAGCAAAGGAGATTTAGTTAATGCAGTAAATACAACAAATATAAATAGACCTAAGAAGAAAAGAATCGATGCAATTTCAGGAACTCCAATAAACCATTTGTCTCCTACTGTACCAGGCATAATCATATTAAAGAAATCAACATAATGACCTAATAATATTACAATACCTGCCATTACAACAACCCAGTTAAGACGTTTGAAGTCAGTATTGATTAATATTAATAATGGGAAAACAAAATTCATAACAACCGCTCCAAAGAAAGGTAAGTTATATAATTGAATTCTTGTTACGAAATAAGTTACCTCTTCTGGAATATTAGCATACCATATAAGCATAAACTGAGAAAACCATAAATAAGTCCAGAATACACTAATTCCAAACATGAATTTAGCTAAATCATGAATGTGGCTATTGTTTACATATTCTAAATATCCTTTTGATTTTAAATATATTGTTACCAAAGCAATAGTCGTGATACCACTTACAAAGAAAGAAGCAAATACATACCATCCAAATAAAGTACTAAACCAGTGTGGATCAAAAGACATAATCCAATCCCACGACATGATAGACTCAGAAACAATGAAGAATACTAAAAATCCAGCTGAAGCTTTGAAATTCTTTTTGTAATAAAGATCATCATTTGCCTCGTCTTGCGCTAAACAGTTTTTTCTAGAAAAATGACGGTAAATATTCCATCCTAGTAAAAAGATGAACGCTCTTACAATCCAAAAAGGGAAGTTTAAGTATCCAGACTTACCTGCAATAATAGCATCGTAGTTTGGACTCTTAGGATCTGTTACACCTTCACCTAACCAAACGAAAATATGGTTAAAATGTAATCCACATAATACTAAAAGTATAAAGAAAATTACTGAACCAGCTGGTAAGTAAGCTGTAATACCTTGCATAACTCTAAACAAAACCGGAGACCAACCTGCTTGAGCAACTTGTTGGATAGCATAGAAAGCTAAAACTCCCATTGAAAGCAGTAAAAAGAAAATACAAGCTACATATACAGCAGACCAAGGTTTATTTTGCAATTGGTGCAATACATGTTCTAAATGTTTTTCGTGCTCATTTGCACCAGAAACTTCAGCATGTCCAGCTGCTTTGTGTGTGTCATGTGATGCTTCAGCAGCTTCATGATGACCTGCTTCTTTGTGAGATGCCTCCGCTTTTTCTTCATGTGCAGCATCATGAGAACCATGTTCATCTGCAGCTAGTATTTTTTCAACTTCTTGAATATCTTTTGGTGCACTTAAAAAACCATACCCAATTCCTAATAAACCAACGGCCATTAAGATGATAGAAAAAGTTTTTAATTTACTTGAAAATGTATACATATCTATTACGATCAGTTTGTTCAACAATTATAATTGGCTTTTTAGTTTCAGAACATAGTCAGCAACTAACCAACGTTCGTGAGCACTTAATTGATTTGCATGTGAACCCATTGCATTTAAACCATAAGTCTCAACGTGAAAGATACTTCCCTCAGTGATTTCTCTGTCTTTATAGCTAGGTACTCCAAGAAATTTTTCTCTTTCAACCAATTTACCTTTACCGTTACCAGTTGCACCATGACAGCTGATACAGTAAATTTCGAAAAGTTCTTTTCCTTTTCCAGAATTTCTCTCAATAGAATCCAAAGGAGATTTCAAATTAGCTTTTGCCAATTCGTAACCAGCAGTTGAATTTTCATATTCATAAGGCTCAAAACCTCTATTAATAGTTCCTGTAACAGGAAGCTGTCCTTCTTTTCCTCCTTTAAATATTTTTGCTTCTGTGTATGGCTCGTAAGCAACAGACTCATACATATTTGGGAAATACTGATAGTTCGGTGCCGAATTATTGTGGCAAGAAGAAACTAAAATAGTTATACCAACTAAAAGTGTTATTTTATATATCCTTTTCATAGCTACAATTAATTCTTTTCTATTACTTTAACTTCAACAGCACCAGTTGCTTCGAAAAAAGAAACTAATTCTGTCTCGTTATCATTTACTGAAACTTCCATTAAGAAGTGATCATCCGTTGTTCTTACATCTGGATTTTCTGCTTCTTTAAATGGCCATAATCTACTTCTCATGTAAAAAGTAATTACCATTAAGTGGGCTGCAAAAAATACAGTCATCTCAAACATAATCGGTACGAATGAAGGCATGTTTTGAATAAAACTAAAACTTGGTTTACCTCCAATATCTTGAGGCCAATCATGAATCATGATATAAGACATCATTGTTGTTGCAACAGAGATACCAACACATCCGTATAAAAAAGCACATATTGCTAATCTAGTTGGTGCTAATCCCATTGCTTTATCCAATCCGTGAACTGGGAATGGAGTAAAAACCTCCTCAATATGATGATGAGCAGCTCTAGTTTTCTTTACTGCATTCATCAAAACGTCATCGTCATTATAAATGGCGTATATAACTTTATTACTCATGATGTGAATCTTTACTGTTTGCTCTTTCTCTAATATAATTATCTCCTGTTCCTTTCAAAATTGTTTTAACCTCTGCCTGAGCAATTACAGGGAAAGTTCTTGAATACAATAAAAACAATACGAAGAAGAAACCAATTGTTCCAATGAAAATTCCAATATCAACAAATGTTGGTGAGAACATTGTCCAAGAAGATGGAAGGTAATCTCTATGTAAAGAAGTAACAATAATTACGAATCTTTCAAACCACATACCGATGTTTACAACAATCGAAATAATGAATGAGAACATGATACTTGTTCTTAATTTTTTGAACCACATGAACTGAGGAGAGAACACATTACATGTCATCATCGACCAATATGCCCACCAATAAGGTCCAGTAGCTCTGTTTAAGAATGCATATTGCTCATATTCTACACCAGAATACCAAGCTACGAATAACTCAGTGATGTAAGCTACACCAACAATAGATCCCGTAATCATGATAATGATGTTCATTAACTCAATATGCTGTAATGTAATGTATGCTTCAAGATTAGATACTTTTCTCATAACGATCAACAATGTGTTTACCATCGCGAATCCAGAGAAAACCGCTCCAGCAACGAAGTATGGAGGGAAAATTGTTGTATGCCATCCAGGAATTACAGAAGTAGCAAAGTCCATAGATACAATTGTGTGTACAGAAAGTACAAGTGGAGTAGCTAAACCAGCTAATACTAAAGATACTTCTTCAAAACGTTGCCAGTCTTTTGCTCTACCGCTCCATCCAAAACTTAAGATAGAATAAACTCTTTTGTTAAATGGAGTAATAGCTCTATCACGAAGCATTGCAAAGTCAGGTAACAAACCAGTCCACCAGAAAACTAATGATACTGAAAGATACGTTGAAATCGCGAATACGTCCCAAAGTAATGGCGAGTTAAAGTTTACCCAAAGAGATCCAAATTGGTTTGGAATAGGTAATACCCAATAAGCTAACCATGGACGCCCCATGTGAATAATTGGAAATAGACCTGCTTGAACTACCGAGAAGATAGTCATGGCTTCTGCAGAACGGTTAATAGCCATTCTCCAACGTTGACGGAAAAGTAATAATACCGCAGAAATTAATGTTCCGGCGTGACCAATACCTACCCACCAAACGAAGTTAGTGATATCCCAAGCCCAACCAACTGTTTTATTTAATCCCCATGTTCCGATACCGGTAGATACGGTGTAAATTATACAACCTAACCCCCAAAGGAAGGCTACTAATGCGATTGTAAATACAATCCACCATTGTTTATTTGCAGGTCCTTCAACAGGCGCTGCCACATCTACAGTTACATCGTGATATGATTTATCACCTATAACTAAAGGTTTTCTAATGGGTGCTTCGTAATGAGACGACATAATCCTTTATATTGTTTCTTAATTAATAATTTTTCTAAGTATTTCTAACTTTTACATGATAGAAAACATTTGGTTTTGTACCCACATGCTCTAATAAGTGATAAGCTCTTTCGCTTTCAGCAAGTTTAGCAACTTCACTTTCTTTATCATTAACATCTCCAAAAACCATAGCTCCAGAAGAACAAGCAGCAGAACAAGCACAAGCATTGTTGAACTCATCTTTTGCCACTACTCTACCTTCACGTTTTGCTTGAAGAATTACAGCTTGAGTACTTTGGATACAGAAAGAACATTTTTCCATAACTCCACGAGAACGAACGTTTACGTCTGGGTTTAACACCATACGACCTAAATCGTCATTCATATGATAATCGAATTCGCTGTTTTTGTTATACAAGAACCAGTTAAAACGACGTACTTTATAAGGACAGTTATTTGCACAGTAACGAGTACCAACACATCTGTTGTATGCCATATGGTTTTGACCTTGACGACCGTGAGATGTAGCAGCAACAGGACAAACTGTTTCACAAGGTGCGTGGTTACAGTGCTGACACATTACTGGTTGGAATGCTACCTGTGGATTATCCCCAGGTTTTTCCATTTCATTAAATGTAGATAATGAACTTGATAAACCAGCTATTCCCTCTTTTCTTTCATTGTCACCTTCAAATGTACTTTCTGAAGAATAGTATCTATCGATACGTAACCAGTGCATATCACGGCTTCTTCTAACTTCTGCTTTACCAACAACTGGTACGTTGTTTTCAGCGTGACAAGCAATAACACAAGCACCACATCCAGTACAAGCATTTAAGTCAATTGATAAGTTGAAGTGGTGACCTGTAGTACGATCAAAAGATTCCCATAAGTCAACAGTTGTAGCTTCAACTTCTTGGTGATCTAAAGATACCATTGGCTTTTCATTCCAATGTTCTGCATCTTTAGTATTAAATACCTCTAAAGTAGTTTCTTTAATGATATCTCCTCTACCCATTAATGTTTTCTGACCTTGAACACAAGCAAATTCATGTTCTCCTCCAGCTTTTACTATAGATACAGATTGAACTCCATTAAATCCTTTATATAAAGCGTAAGCATTTAAACCTACTTGCATTTCTTCTTTTAGAGAAGCTTTACGCCCATATCCAAGAGCTAGACCAATAGTCCCAACTGCCTGACCTGGCTGAACGATAACTGGAACATTTTCTAACTTAGCTCCGTCAACAGTAATAGTAGCATAACTACCATTTAAACCTCCGTTTGCAACAATTTCGTTTGACAAACCAAGTTTTTTAGCGTCTGCGTTAGAAACTGTAACATAGTTATCCCAAGAAACTCTTGTAATTGGATCTGGAAACTCCTGCAACCAAGGATTGTTTGCATGTTGTCCGTCTCCTAGACCTGTTTTAGTATACAAAACTAACTCATACTCTCCAGCTGATTTAGATTTAGCAACAGCATTTGCAGAAGAAGTAGCATCAATAGCTCCTCCTGATAATACTGTAGAGCCCACAACAGCTACACCATCATGCAATACTTCATTCCAAGAAGAACCTGCAGTAAATACTCCAGAGTTAGCTTTTAAGTAATCATAAAAAGTACCAGCAGCACCATTTAATGACAATAAAACATCTTGAAATTGTTTTGTATTGAAAATAGGACGGATAGTTGGTTGAGTTAAACTATAAGTTCCGCTTGTAATTTCAACATCACCCCAAGATTCTAAATAATGAGGAGTTGGAGCCGCAACATTTACAATTGATGCAGTCTCATCTTCTTTTAATGCAAAAGCAACAGAAGTTTTAACTTTTTTCAATCCAGAAACAAAAGCAGCAGAATCAGCTAATGTATAAACTGGATTAACACCACTCATAATTAAAGTATGAACACTTCCCGCATTCAAATCTTTAATAAACTGTGAAACAACAGCATTAGAACCTTTTCTAATTTGTCTTGCTCCTGCAGTACTAAAAGCTTCACTAGCTAACACTTGATTGATAGCCAAAACTAATAATTGAGCATTTTTATCTTCAATTCCAGATACTAAAACTCCTTTTGATCCAGCAGCTTTAAGCTGTTGTGCAGCTTTTACCACTTCAGCCTTAACGTTTCCGTCTAAAGCAACAGGAACAGAAGCACCTGTAATAATATTATAAATTTGAACTAAAGCCTGTTTTTGAACAGCAGTAGTCATTGGAACACGTTTATCAGCAGCAGCACCAGACAATGTCATGTTTGATTCAAACTGGAAGTGACGAGACATTTTTCCATTTTGAGGAATACGTCCTTTTGCATATCCAGAATCATACCCACCACCTTGCCAGTCTCCTAAGAAATCAGCACCAACAGATACGATTAATGAAGCTTTTGAAAAATCGTAATCAACTAAAGCTCTTTGACCATAAACTGATTCAAAAGCATCTAAAGCTTCTGAAGAAGAAACTGCATCATAAACCACATGTTTTGCATTTGGGTTTTTAGCAATAAATTCAGCAATTAACTTTTCTGTAGATGGACTAGCTAAAGTATTAGTCAATAATACAACTTGTCCTCCTTTAGCTTTTGCATCAGCTAAGCTTGATTTAATTTTTAAATCAACTGCTGACCAAGTAGAATTTTTACCATCTACCTTAGGCTCTTTCAAACGACCACTATCATACAATCCTAAAATAGAAGCATGAATTCTTGCGTTCGCTGCAAATTTAGCACCAGCAATTGTATTGTTTTCAATTTTAATTGGACGACCCTCACGAGTTTTAACCAAAAGGTTAGCAAAATCAAAACCATCAAAAACTGTAGTTGCATAATAATCAGCAACACCAGGAATGATTTGTTCTGGCTGTAAAACATAAGGGATAGACTTGTGAACAGGACCTTCGCAAGCAGCCAAAGTAACAGCTGCAGTACTAAATCCTACGTACTTTAAAAAGTCACGACGTGAAGTCCCAGATGTAGATAAAGCATCAGCATTACCCAAAAACTCATCAGTAGGAATTTCTTCAACAAATTCGTTATTTCTAAGCGCCTCAACAATAGAGCTATTTTCTAGCTCTTCAACACTTTTCCAGTATTTTTTGTTTGATGACATTGTATATATATATTAAAATCTTAATAAATCGATTAATAGTGGCATTTACCACATTCTAAACCTCCCATTTGCGCTGCAGTTAATTTCTCTACACCGTATTTTTTAGAAAGCTCAGCATGAATTTTGTCATAGTAAGCGTTACCTTCCATCTTAACATCAGTTTTTCTATGGCAATCAACACACCATCCCATTGTTAATTTAGAGTATTGCTTCATGATTTCAAATTCCTGAACTGGTCCATGACAAGTTTGACATTCAATTCCAGCAACAGAAACGTGTTGTGAGTGATTGAAATAAACAAAATCAGGAAGGTTATGAATACGAACCCATTTAACAGGCTGCGTTTTTCCAGTGTAAGCTTGTTTTGCTTTATCCCACCCAACAGCATCATATAATTTTTGAATCTGCGCATCGTAAAAAGCTTTGCTGTACTCAGGTGTAGCAGTTGTTTCAGCAACTTCAGAAATATTTTTATGACAGTTCATACAAACATTTAAAGAAGGAATACCAGCCGTTTTACTTACACGTGCAGCAGAGTGGCAATATTTACAATTGATTTCGTTATCACCAGCGTGAATTTT from Flavobacterium sp. YJ01 carries:
- a CDS encoding cytochrome c oxidase subunit II, with the protein product MTSLLVIIVLVLLAVALWQLTKIFDLTQVGTSSDDSQVASDNDNNVQGYIMFGFLAFIYIFTIYGLLKWGNLALHTPASEHGLLVDSLMNITWVLIFTVQVITQGLLYWFSFKNRGHKDRKALFFADSNKLEAIWSIIPSVVLACLILYGLYAWNNIMFVDKDEDVIEIELYAQQFKWTARYAGADNTLGKANVRLIEGVNTLGVDMSDKNSQDDIVVSELHIPKGKKVHFKMRSQDVLHSAYFPHFRAQMNCVPGMVTEFAFVPTYTTAEYRELPFMVEKVAHINKLRAEKSVELVAKGGTALDPYTFDYLLLCNKICGASHYNMQMKVVVDTPEDYKKWLSEKTTLAQDIKAAAAAEKPAEGTAPATDSAAKVIDTVKAVVDTVKAAVAKVAMK
- a CDS encoding quinol:cytochrome C oxidoreductase yields the protein MYTFSSKLKTFSIILMAVGLLGIGYGFLSAPKDIQEVEKILAADEHGSHDAAHEEKAEASHKEAGHHEAAEASHDTHKAAGHAEVSGANEHEKHLEHVLHQLQNKPWSAVYVACIFFLLLSMGVLAFYAIQQVAQAGWSPVLFRVMQGITAYLPAGSVIFFILLVLCGLHFNHIFVWLGEGVTDPKSPNYDAIIAGKSGYLNFPFWIVRAFIFLLGWNIYRHFSRKNCLAQDEANDDLYYKKNFKASAGFLVFFIVSESIMSWDWIMSFDPHWFSTLFGWYVFASFFVSGITTIALVTIYLKSKGYLEYVNNSHIHDLAKFMFGISVFWTYLWFSQFMLIWYANIPEEVTYFVTRIQLYNLPFFGAVVMNFVFPLLILINTDFKRLNWVVVMAGIVILLGHYVDFFNMIMPGTVGDKWFIGVPEIASILFFLGLFIFVVFTALTKSPLLAKRNPFIEESKHFHY
- a CDS encoding cytochrome c yields the protein MKRIYKITLLVGITILVSSCHNNSAPNYQYFPNMYESVAYEPYTEAKIFKGGKEGQLPVTGTINRGFEPYEYENSTAGYELAKANLKSPLDSIERNSGKGKELFEIYCISCHGATGNGKGKLVEREKFLGVPSYKDREITEGSIFHVETYGLNAMGSHANQLSAHERWLVADYVLKLKSQL
- a CDS encoding DUF3341 domain-containing protein produces the protein MSNKVIYAIYNDDDVLMNAVKKTRAAHHHIEEVFTPFPVHGLDKAMGLAPTRLAICAFLYGCVGISVATTMMSYIMIHDWPQDIGGKPSFSFIQNMPSFVPIMFEMTVFFAAHLMVITFYMRSRLWPFKEAENPDVRTTDDHFLMEVSVNDNETELVSFFEATGAVEVKVIEKN
- the nrfD gene encoding NrfD/PsrC family molybdoenzyme membrane anchor subunit, whose product is MSSHYEAPIRKPLVIGDKSYHDVTVDVAAPVEGPANKQWWIVFTIALVAFLWGLGCIIYTVSTGIGTWGLNKTVGWAWDITNFVWWVGIGHAGTLISAVLLLFRQRWRMAINRSAEAMTIFSVVQAGLFPIIHMGRPWLAYWVLPIPNQFGSLWVNFNSPLLWDVFAISTYLSVSLVFWWTGLLPDFAMLRDRAITPFNKRVYSILSFGWSGRAKDWQRFEEVSLVLAGLATPLVLSVHTIVSMDFATSVIPGWHTTIFPPYFVAGAVFSGFAMVNTLLIVMRKVSNLEAYITLQHIELMNIIIMITGSIVGVAYITELFVAWYSGVEYEQYAFLNRATGPYWWAYWSMMTCNVFSPQFMWFKKLRTSIMFSFIISIVVNIGMWFERFVIIVTSLHRDYLPSSWTMFSPTFVDIGIFIGTIGFFFVLFLLYSRTFPVIAQAEVKTILKGTGDNYIRERANSKDSHHE
- a CDS encoding TAT-variant-translocated molybdopterin oxidoreductase encodes the protein MSSNKKYWKSVEELENSSIVEALRNNEFVEEIPTDEFLGNADALSTSGTSRRDFLKYVGFSTAAVTLAACEGPVHKSIPYVLQPEQIIPGVADYYATTVFDGFDFANLLVKTREGRPIKIENNTIAGAKFAANARIHASILGLYDSGRLKEPKVDGKNSTWSAVDLKIKSSLADAKAKGGQVVLLTNTLASPSTEKLIAEFIAKNPNAKHVVYDAVSSSEALDAFESVYGQRALVDYDFSKASLIVSVGADFLGDWQGGGYDSGYAKGRIPQNGKMSRHFQFESNMTLSGAAADKRVPMTTAVQKQALVQIYNIITGASVPVALDGNVKAEVVKAAQQLKAAGSKGVLVSGIEDKNAQLLVLAINQVLASEAFSTAGARQIRKGSNAVVSQFIKDLNAGSVHTLIMSGVNPVYTLADSAAFVSGLKKVKTSVAFALKEDETASIVNVAAPTPHYLESWGDVEITSGTYSLTQPTIRPIFNTKQFQDVLLSLNGAAGTFYDYLKANSGVFTAGSSWNEVLHDGVAVVGSTVLSGGAIDATSSANAVAKSKSAGEYELVLYTKTGLGDGQHANNPWLQEFPDPITRVSWDNYVTVSNADAKKLGLSNEIVANGGLNGSYATITVDGAKLENVPVIVQPGQAVGTIGLALGYGRKASLKEEMQVGLNAYALYKGFNGVQSVSIVKAGGEHEFACVQGQKTLMGRGDIIKETTLEVFNTKDAEHWNEKPMVSLDHQEVEATTVDLWESFDRTTGHHFNLSIDLNACTGCGACVIACHAENNVPVVGKAEVRRSRDMHWLRIDRYYSSESTFEGDNERKEGIAGLSSSLSTFNEMEKPGDNPQVAFQPVMCQHCNHAPCETVCPVAATSHGRQGQNHMAYNRCVGTRYCANNCPYKVRRFNWFLYNKNSEFDYHMNDDLGRMVLNPDVNVRSRGVMEKCSFCIQSTQAVILQAKREGRVVAKDEFNNACACSAACSSGAMVFGDVNDKESEVAKLAESERAYHLLEHVGTKPNVFYHVKVRNT